From the Lysobacterales bacterium genome, one window contains:
- a CDS encoding ComEA family DNA-binding protein: MNMIKSLFLALVLGFASFGVFAAPININTASAEQLTALNGIGEAKAAAIVEYRKANGPFKSVDQLVDVKGIGLKLVEKNRDLITVDGKS; this comes from the coding sequence ATGAACATGATCAAGTCGCTGTTCCTCGCCCTCGTCCTCGGCTTCGCCTCGTTCGGCGTGTTCGCCGCGCCGATCAACATCAACACCGCCAGCGCCGAACAATTGACCGCGCTCAATGGCATCGGCGAGGCCAAGGCCGCCGCCATTGTCGAATACCGCAAGGCCAATGGCCCCTTCAAGTCGGTCGACCAACTCGTCGACGTCAAGGGCATCGGCCTGAAGCTGGTCGAGAAGAACCGCGACTTGATCACGGTCGACGGCAAGTCCTGA
- the yhbY gene encoding ribosome assembly RNA-binding protein YhbY, translating into MALDALQLRFLRGLAHDLNPVVMVGQKGMSDGVRVELDEALSRHELVKIRVIAEEREERDEIIKALARDTKSELVQKVGHTATFYRRASKPKILMPGEKPAKREEGFGERPARDGQRPFRARRDDVGGGYGERPKRAHDPADTRPARREDTRPPRREGGKYAKPPARSSAGGFNKRPPRAEDIVGGAPRRERSFGGRADGPTHRTARPPRDFADRPKRDFGDRPARPAGNYADRPKRDFGDRPARPARPAGNFADRPKRDFGDRPARPAGNYADRPKRDFGDRPARPARPAGNFADRPKRDFGDRPARPAGNYADRPKRDFGDRPARPAGAKPAYKSARPAYKASSPKPAGKPAGSPYKSLGAKRPKREADED; encoded by the coding sequence GTGGCACTCGACGCTCTCCAGCTCCGCTTCCTGCGCGGCCTCGCGCATGACCTCAATCCGGTCGTGATGGTCGGTCAGAAAGGCATGTCCGATGGTGTGCGCGTCGAACTCGACGAGGCGCTGTCGCGTCACGAACTGGTGAAGATCCGCGTGATCGCCGAGGAACGCGAGGAGCGCGACGAGATCATCAAGGCACTGGCCCGCGACACGAAGTCCGAACTGGTGCAGAAGGTCGGCCATACCGCGACGTTCTATCGCCGCGCCAGCAAACCGAAAATCCTGATGCCGGGCGAGAAGCCGGCGAAGCGGGAAGAGGGTTTCGGCGAGCGTCCGGCGCGCGATGGCCAACGTCCGTTCCGTGCACGTCGCGACGATGTCGGCGGCGGTTACGGCGAACGCCCGAAGCGCGCGCACGATCCGGCCGATACGCGTCCGGCGCGTCGCGAGGACACCCGACCGCCGCGCCGCGAAGGTGGCAAGTACGCCAAGCCGCCCGCGCGCAGCAGCGCCGGCGGTTTCAACAAGCGTCCGCCGCGCGCCGAGGACATCGTCGGCGGCGCGCCTCGCCGCGAGCGCAGCTTCGGCGGTCGTGCCGACGGCCCGACCCATCGCACCGCGCGCCCGCCCCGTGACTTCGCGGACCGCCCGAAACGTGACTTCGGTGACCGTCCGGCACGCCCGGCCGGCAACTACGCGGACCGCCCGAAGCGCGACTTCGGTGATCGTCCGGCCCGCCCGGCACGTCCCGCGGGCAACTTCGCCGACCGGCCCAAGCGTGATTTCGGCGACCGCCCGGCACGCCCGGCCGGCAACTACGCGGACCGCCCGAAACGCGACTTCGGTGATCGTCCCGCCCGCCCGGCACGTCCTGCAGGCAACTTTGCCGATCGACCCAAGCGTGATTTCGGCGACCGTCCGGCACGCCCGGCCGGCAACTACGCGGACCGCCCGAAGCGTGATTTCGGTGATCGCCCGGCGCGTCCCGCGGGCGCCAAGCCGGCGTACAAGTCCGCACGCCCGGCGTACAAGGCTTCATCGCCGAAGCCTGCGGGCAAACCGGCGGGGTCGCCCTACAAATCCCTGGGCGCCAAGCGCCCGAAGCGTGAAGCCGACGAGGACTGA
- a CDS encoding PD40 domain-containing protein, producing the protein MLHRSLVLAVALALSVAANAGDKKDAPKWDVNAAHGPVKQIRFTTDEGTWMDLDVSRDGQTIVFSLLGDLYTLPIAGGNAKRISSGPAWDVQPRFSPDGSEIAFTSDRAGGNNLWRAKRDGSAATQVSKEDFRLLNNPAWTPDGQYLVGRKHFTSERSLGAGELWMFHKSGGAGLQLTKKKNDQQDLGEPAVSADGRYIYFSEDVSGGSTFEYNKNPHGVVYAIKRLDRETGEIETIVATPGGAVRPQPSPDGKTLAFVKRVADKSVLHTIDLASGEVKPLWNGLSHDQQEGWAVFGPYANYQWLPDSSAVVIWAQGKIWHVDARSGAPTAIPFSAAVDQTVAAPLRFEQKLDAGEFTAKMIRDVATSPDGQTMVFHAVGQLWTKRLPDGKPQRLTSASDHFEYQPNFSADGRKLLYTTWSDAAQGAIVERDLTSGSERVLTTQPGFYYSPRYSRDGSKIVWSKQSGSSLTGSLNSGEQGIWWMPAAGGSAQRIAKEGFEPQFTADGARVTFLTGGGLSKKLQSVGLHGEAPRDVFALKYTDFVSVSPDGQWVAFTELFNAYIAPMPKTGGVVELGKDTTAIPVAKISADVGSYLHWSQDSGAVHWMVGDHYYTRSLKDAFAFVPGAPATLPDAKALKGVPVGLSVPVDTPTQIVAFTNARIVSMKGDDVIAKGTVLVDGDTIQAVGADVAVPANARVIDASGKTIVPGYVDVHAHANHFNGGVIAQQNWAYYANLAFGITTMHDPSATTETVFSQAELLKAGSLVGPRVFSTGTILYGADGDFKAVVDSLDDARAHLRRMKANGAFSVKSYNQPRREQHQQINQAARELGMLVVEEGGSTLNHNLPMILDGATSIEHNLPVAPLYQDVIKLWSQTDVRNTPTLVVSYGGLSGEYWWYARDNVWEDPKLNRYFPKETLAARAIRRETAPDWDYHHITVAKSVKAMRDAGIKVQIGGHGQLQGLSPNWEIWSLTQGGMSNWGALRAATIDGADMLGLSKQIGSLEPGKRADLVVLNSNPLENIRATADTRYVMVNGRLFDIDADMAEIGNHAAPAPEFYWQRHRDGRSFGIEYGPSAPCHCPKSAVHKH; encoded by the coding sequence ATGCTGCATCGTTCCCTCGTGTTGGCCGTGGCCTTGGCGCTCTCCGTTGCGGCGAATGCCGGCGACAAGAAGGATGCGCCGAAGTGGGACGTGAATGCGGCGCATGGTCCGGTGAAGCAGATCAGGTTCACGACCGACGAAGGCACCTGGATGGACCTCGACGTGAGCCGCGATGGCCAGACCATCGTGTTCTCGCTGCTCGGCGATCTGTACACGTTGCCGATCGCCGGAGGCAACGCGAAGCGCATCAGTTCCGGTCCGGCCTGGGACGTGCAGCCGCGCTTTTCGCCCGATGGCAGCGAGATCGCATTCACGTCCGACCGCGCCGGCGGCAACAACCTGTGGCGTGCAAAGCGTGATGGCAGTGCTGCGACCCAGGTCAGCAAGGAGGACTTCCGCCTGCTCAACAATCCGGCGTGGACGCCCGATGGCCAGTACCTGGTCGGTCGCAAGCATTTCACGTCGGAGCGTTCGCTCGGTGCCGGCGAATTGTGGATGTTCCACAAGAGCGGCGGTGCCGGGCTGCAACTGACCAAGAAGAAGAACGACCAGCAGGATCTCGGCGAGCCGGCGGTCAGCGCCGATGGCCGCTACATCTATTTCTCCGAGGACGTGAGCGGCGGCAGCACGTTCGAGTACAACAAGAATCCACACGGTGTGGTCTACGCGATCAAGCGTCTGGACCGCGAGACCGGCGAGATCGAGACCATCGTCGCGACGCCCGGCGGCGCGGTGCGTCCGCAGCCTTCGCCGGACGGCAAGACGCTGGCCTTCGTGAAGCGCGTCGCCGACAAATCGGTGCTGCACACGATCGATCTTGCGAGTGGCGAGGTGAAACCGCTGTGGAATGGCCTGTCGCACGACCAGCAGGAAGGCTGGGCGGTGTTCGGCCCGTATGCGAACTATCAGTGGCTGCCGGATTCGAGCGCTGTCGTGATCTGGGCGCAGGGCAAGATCTGGCATGTCGATGCCCGATCCGGTGCGCCGACCGCGATTCCGTTCAGTGCCGCCGTCGACCAGACCGTCGCCGCGCCCCTGCGCTTCGAACAGAAACTCGATGCGGGCGAATTCACCGCGAAGATGATCCGCGACGTCGCAACCAGTCCCGACGGCCAGACCATGGTGTTCCATGCCGTCGGCCAGCTGTGGACGAAGCGCCTGCCAGACGGCAAACCACAGCGTCTCACCTCGGCCTCGGACCATTTCGAGTATCAGCCGAATTTCAGTGCCGATGGCAGGAAGCTGCTGTACACGACCTGGAGTGATGCTGCCCAGGGGGCGATCGTCGAACGCGATCTGACCAGCGGCAGCGAACGCGTGCTGACGACGCAGCCGGGCTTCTACTACTCGCCTCGGTATTCACGCGACGGTTCGAAGATCGTCTGGTCCAAGCAGAGCGGTTCCTCGCTGACGGGATCGTTGAACAGTGGCGAGCAGGGCATCTGGTGGATGCCGGCCGCGGGCGGTTCGGCGCAGCGCATCGCAAAGGAGGGATTCGAGCCGCAGTTCACCGCCGATGGTGCACGCGTCACCTTCCTCACCGGTGGCGGTCTGAGCAAGAAACTGCAGAGTGTCGGCTTGCATGGTGAAGCGCCACGCGATGTGTTCGCGCTGAAGTACACCGATTTCGTGTCGGTCAGTCCGGATGGCCAATGGGTCGCGTTCACCGAGTTGTTCAACGCCTACATTGCGCCAATGCCGAAGACCGGCGGCGTGGTCGAGCTCGGCAAGGACACCACGGCCATTCCGGTCGCGAAGATTTCCGCCGATGTCGGTTCCTACCTGCACTGGTCACAGGACAGCGGTGCGGTGCACTGGATGGTCGGCGACCATTACTACACGCGCAGCCTCAAGGATGCCTTTGCCTTCGTGCCCGGGGCGCCCGCGACATTGCCGGACGCGAAGGCCCTGAAGGGCGTGCCGGTCGGACTGAGCGTGCCGGTCGATACGCCGACGCAGATCGTGGCGTTCACGAATGCGCGCATCGTGTCGATGAAGGGCGACGATGTCATCGCGAAGGGCACGGTGCTGGTCGACGGCGACACGATCCAGGCGGTGGGTGCCGATGTGGCGGTGCCGGCCAATGCGCGCGTGATCGACGCCAGCGGCAAGACCATCGTGCCGGGCTATGTGGACGTGCATGCCCATGCCAATCATTTCAACGGCGGCGTGATCGCGCAGCAGAACTGGGCTTACTACGCCAACCTCGCCTTCGGTATCACCACCATGCATGACCCGTCGGCGACGACGGAAACGGTGTTCTCGCAGGCCGAATTGCTGAAGGCCGGCAGCTTGGTCGGGCCGCGCGTGTTTTCGACCGGCACCATCCTGTATGGCGCCGACGGCGACTTCAAGGCGGTGGTGGATTCGCTCGACGATGCCCGCGCCCACCTGCGGCGCATGAAGGCGAACGGCGCGTTCAGCGTGAAGAGTTACAACCAGCCGCGCCGCGAGCAGCACCAGCAGATCAACCAGGCTGCGCGCGAACTCGGCATGCTGGTGGTGGAAGAGGGCGGTTCGACCTTGAACCACAACTTGCCGATGATCCTCGACGGCGCGACCAGCATCGAACACAACCTCCCGGTGGCGCCGCTGTATCAGGACGTGATCAAGCTGTGGTCGCAGACCGACGTGCGCAACACCCCGACGCTGGTGGTGAGTTATGGCGGTTTGAGCGGCGAGTACTGGTGGTACGCGCGCGACAACGTCTGGGAAGACCCGAAGCTCAATCGCTACTTTCCGAAAGAGACGCTGGCGGCACGCGCGATTCGTCGCGAGACGGCGCCGGATTGGGACTATCACCACATCACCGTGGCGAAGTCGGTGAAGGCGATGCGCGATGCCGGCATCAAGGTCCAGATCGGCGGTCACGGTCAGTTGCAGGGCCTGTCGCCGAACTGGGAAATCTGGAGCCTGACGCAGGGCGGCATGAGCAATTGGGGGGCGCTGCGAGCGGCCACCATCGACGGTGCCGACATGCTCGGCCTGTCGAAGCAGATCGGCTCGCTCGAACCCGGCAAGCGTGCTGATCTGGTCGTGTTGAACAGCAATCCGCTGGAGAACATCCGCGCCACCGCCGACACCCGCTACGTGATGGTCAACGGCCGCCTGTTCGACATCGACGCCGACATGGCCGAGATCGGCAACCACGCTGCCCCGGCCCCCGAGTTCTACTGGCAACGCCACCGCGACGGCCGCAGCTTCGGCATCGAATACGGCCCCAGCGCTCCGTGCCACTGCCCGAAATCGGCGGTGCACAAGCACTGA
- the ftsH gene encoding ATP-dependent zinc metalloprotease FtsH, with product MNDWAKQLLLWLVILVVLLSVFQSLSQGTGSRDELAYSEFLAEVRNDGVSRVTISEDGSTISGERKGGDKFTTIAPVRDFGMFADLIKHKVEIVQKPVPKDSIVLSFLLNALPFLLFIGVLFYFMRQMQGGGGGRGAMTFGRSRARLQGEDQVKITFADVAGVDEAKDDVKELVEFLRDPGKFQRLGGRIPRGVLMVGSPGTGKTLLAKAIAGEAKVPFFTISGSDFVEMFVGVGASRVRDMFEQAKKHAPCIIFIDEIDAVGRHRGAGLGGGHDEREQTLNQLLVEMDGFEGNEGIIVIAATNRPDVLDPALLRPGRFDRQVVVPLPDLRGREQIIKVHMRKVPLGDDIDPSRIARGTPGFSGADLANLVNEAALFAARENAKNVRMEHFERAKDKIMMGAERKSMVMSEDEKKLTAYHEAGHAIVGRMVPDHDPVYKVSIIPRGRALGVTMYLPEQDRYSHSKQYLESRMASLYGGRVAEEIIFGAEMVTTGASNDIQRVTQLARNMVTKYGLSDELGPVAYSDEEEEVFLGRSVTQHKSVSDDTVRRIDEVVRSILNREYHRAKQILTDHLVQLHAMADALLEWETIDGDQITDIMEGRKPGPPRDWNKGDDSGKPNAPTAGPVEAAPAPQA from the coding sequence TTGAACGACTGGGCGAAACAACTCCTGCTGTGGCTGGTGATCCTGGTGGTCCTGCTGTCGGTGTTCCAGAGCCTCAGCCAGGGAACCGGCAGTCGCGATGAACTCGCGTACTCGGAATTCCTGGCCGAAGTGCGCAATGACGGCGTCTCCAGGGTCACGATCTCCGAGGATGGCAGCACCATCTCGGGCGAGCGCAAGGGCGGCGACAAGTTCACGACGATCGCGCCGGTGCGCGATTTCGGCATGTTCGCCGACCTGATCAAGCACAAGGTCGAAATCGTGCAGAAGCCGGTGCCGAAGGACAGCATCGTGCTGAGCTTCCTGCTCAATGCTTTGCCGTTCCTGTTGTTCATCGGCGTGCTGTTCTATTTCATGCGCCAGATGCAGGGCGGTGGCGGTGGCCGCGGTGCGATGACCTTCGGTCGTTCGCGCGCCCGCTTGCAGGGCGAGGACCAGGTCAAGATCACCTTCGCCGATGTCGCCGGCGTCGACGAAGCCAAGGACGACGTCAAGGAATTGGTCGAATTCCTGCGCGATCCCGGCAAGTTCCAGCGTCTCGGTGGCCGCATTCCGCGCGGCGTGCTGATGGTCGGTTCTCCCGGTACCGGCAAGACCCTGCTCGCGAAGGCGATCGCGGGCGAGGCCAAGGTGCCGTTCTTCACCATTTCCGGTTCCGACTTCGTCGAGATGTTCGTCGGCGTCGGCGCGAGCCGCGTGCGCGACATGTTCGAGCAGGCCAAGAAGCACGCACCGTGCATCATCTTCATCGACGAGATCGATGCGGTCGGTCGTCATCGCGGCGCCGGTCTCGGCGGCGGCCATGACGAGCGCGAGCAGACCCTGAACCAGCTGCTGGTCGAGATGGACGGTTTCGAAGGCAACGAAGGCATCATCGTCATCGCCGCGACCAACCGACCGGACGTGCTTGATCCGGCGCTGCTGCGTCCGGGCCGTTTCGACCGCCAGGTCGTGGTGCCGCTGCCGGACCTGCGGGGTCGCGAACAGATCATCAAGGTGCACATGCGCAAGGTGCCGCTGGGCGACGACATCGATCCGTCGCGCATCGCCCGCGGTACACCGGGCTTCTCCGGCGCCGACCTCGCCAACCTCGTCAACGAGGCGGCGCTGTTCGCGGCGCGCGAGAACGCGAAGAACGTGCGCATGGAGCACTTCGAGCGCGCCAAGGACAAGATCATGATGGGCGCCGAGCGCAAGTCGATGGTGATGAGCGAGGACGAGAAGAAGCTCACCGCCTATCACGAGGCCGGCCATGCCATCGTCGGACGCATGGTGCCGGACCACGATCCGGTCTACAAAGTCTCGATCATCCCGCGCGGCCGTGCGCTCGGCGTGACCATGTACCTGCCCGAGCAGGACCGCTACAGCCACAGCAAGCAGTACCTCGAAAGCCGCATGGCGTCGCTGTACGGCGGCCGTGTGGCCGAGGAGATCATCTTCGGCGCGGAAATGGTCACCACGGGTGCCTCGAACGACATCCAGCGCGTGACCCAACTTGCCCGCAACATGGTCACGAAGTACGGTCTGTCCGACGAACTCGGTCCGGTGGCCTACAGCGACGAGGAAGAGGAAGTATTCCTCGGTCGTTCGGTAACGCAGCACAAATCGGTATCCGACGACACCGTGCGGCGCATCGACGAAGTGGTGCGCAGCATCCTCAACCGCGAATACCACCGCGCCAAGCAGATCCTGACCGATCATCTCGTGCAGCTGCATGCGATGGCCGATGCGCTGCTGGAATGGGAAACCATCGACGGCGACCAGATCACCGACATCATGGAGGGCCGCAAGCCCGGCCCGCCGCGTGACTGGAACAAGGGCGACGACAGCGGCAAGCCGAATGCGCCGACGGCCGGCCCGGTCGAAGCAGCGCCCGCACCCCAGGCCTGA
- a CDS encoding TonB family protein — MISYAADFDTRRISPARTLAIAVALVLHIAAFALLIAPVRPPAPDLAFDVPDIQIVMPERLIPPPPLPPVVPATPPRTTPVAERRTPAPVLIPNPEPAQTRDDVVQEIVPPTPDPVVDGAGDTGDAFTPAQIGSLSYLEAAAPRYPLAAIKRRLQGEVLLIVTVGPDGRPEAVDVQRSSGHAILDRAAIDQVQRRWRFRPLIVNGLPTRARGLVPIRFDLLDR, encoded by the coding sequence ATGATCAGTTACGCCGCCGACTTCGACACCCGCCGCATCAGCCCTGCCCGCACCCTCGCCATCGCTGTCGCGCTGGTCCTGCACATCGCCGCCTTCGCCCTGCTGATCGCACCGGTGCGGCCGCCGGCACCCGACCTTGCCTTCGACGTGCCGGACATCCAGATCGTGATGCCGGAACGCCTGATCCCGCCGCCGCCCTTGCCGCCCGTCGTCCCGGCCACGCCGCCACGGACGACACCCGTGGCGGAACGCCGCACGCCTGCACCCGTGCTGATCCCGAATCCCGAGCCGGCGCAAACCCGGGACGATGTCGTACAGGAAATCGTGCCGCCGACGCCGGATCCGGTCGTCGATGGCGCAGGCGACACGGGGGACGCGTTCACGCCGGCACAAATCGGCAGCCTGTCCTATCTCGAAGCCGCCGCGCCGCGCTATCCGCTGGCAGCGATCAAGCGCCGACTCCAAGGCGAGGTGCTGCTGATCGTGACCGTCGGCCCCGATGGGCGCCCGGAAGCAGTCGACGTCCAGCGCAGTTCCGGTCACGCCATCCTCGACCGTGCCGCCATCGATCAGGTGCAACGCCGCTGGCGCTTCCGTCCGCTGATCGTCAACGGCCTGCCGACCCGCGCCCGCGGCCTGGTGCCGATCCGTTTCGACCTGCTCGATCGTTAG
- a CDS encoding protein kinase — MDAERWRAVRKLLDGALDREGVERVAFVEDIADPGLRADVVRLLGKHEITTPLDRPVVDLVAPAMANDVRERDWDREQVGRRIGAFVLDDLLGSGGMGTVYLAHRVDGRFEQKVAIKLVLTAHAGLRDRFRKEQEILAGLRHPNIAQLIDGGEADDGTPFLAMEYVEGVSITDYCRDHLPDVEGRLRLMLRVAGALAHAHRSLVIHRDIKPSNIIVTRDGHPKLLDFGIAKLIGEERFRPVTAQRIGPMTPQYAAPEQFRGQPITVATDIYQFGVLLYRIITGRLPYDANPEDAHAWGRAVVETDPVTLGRALARRGGDAPTTRDAVRTLGRELDRDLDAIVRTALAKETNARYSSIDAFVADLEAFLDGRPVQARHGGTLYHATRFMRRHRIAIAAAGLTVFGLLGLSAYALQQARQARLESERARAAVAFVHEVFRAADPANGRGGARSATDILEAAAAQIEPTLKRQPELRGPIAVVMSGAFFNMGDARRAMTLIERAIEDMRQFDDTPPLELTAALELGAAVAQRNGRLEQAIAWLDEADRIDLPVGPTTRRIRDGQANTRYNIARDGGDPAAALRVAEAALRATEAATGEERERLRSRALHRVGVSLRDMDRFYESEATLREAIDLCQKQFGDNDFRTLRARQSLGWMFIGRGQPARALGELEPVGERLRELFGERSQDYGANLHNRGLAYRALGQLDRAYDSFRASAQAYSASSAAGAAQIGWALWNAASVRSEQGQHAAAREIYDDIEDNWRNSIAEDARARALLYMAITENRIALGAFGEAESYADRAYTTLRRSDGESIDSTKALGLLGDVAAARQDAPRAVARYEEALAMLGRVAPDQTELRDQWQRRMASLSPH, encoded by the coding sequence ATGGATGCTGAGCGCTGGCGCGCCGTGCGCAAGCTGCTCGACGGCGCGCTGGACCGCGAGGGCGTCGAGCGCGTCGCCTTCGTCGAAGACATCGCCGACCCCGGCCTCCGCGCCGACGTCGTGCGTCTGCTCGGCAAGCACGAAATCACCACGCCGCTGGATCGTCCGGTGGTCGACCTGGTCGCGCCCGCCATGGCCAACGATGTGCGCGAGCGCGATTGGGACCGCGAACAGGTCGGGCGGCGCATCGGTGCCTTCGTGCTCGACGACCTGCTCGGCTCCGGCGGCATGGGAACGGTGTATCTCGCGCACCGTGTCGACGGCCGCTTCGAACAAAAGGTCGCGATCAAGCTGGTGCTGACCGCGCACGCGGGCCTGCGCGACCGCTTCCGCAAAGAGCAGGAAATCCTCGCCGGCCTGCGCCATCCGAACATCGCGCAGCTGATCGATGGCGGCGAAGCCGACGACGGCACGCCCTTCCTGGCCATGGAATATGTCGAGGGCGTATCGATCACCGACTATTGCCGCGACCACCTGCCCGATGTCGAAGGCCGCCTGCGCCTGATGCTGCGCGTGGCCGGCGCGCTGGCGCATGCGCACCGCAGCCTGGTGATCCATCGAGACATCAAGCCGTCGAACATCATTGTCACCCGCGACGGCCATCCGAAACTGCTCGACTTCGGCATCGCCAAGCTCATCGGCGAGGAACGTTTTCGCCCGGTCACGGCGCAACGCATCGGCCCGATGACGCCGCAGTACGCGGCCCCGGAACAATTCCGCGGCCAGCCGATCACGGTCGCCACCGACATCTACCAGTTCGGCGTGTTGCTCTATCGCATCATCACCGGCCGCTTGCCCTACGACGCGAATCCCGAAGACGCCCACGCCTGGGGCCGCGCCGTGGTCGAGACCGATCCGGTCACCCTCGGTCGCGCGCTTGCGCGCCGCGGCGGCGATGCACCGACGACGCGGGATGCGGTGCGCACCCTCGGTCGCGAACTCGATCGCGATCTCGATGCGATCGTGCGCACCGCGCTCGCGAAGGAGACGAATGCCCGCTACAGCTCGATCGACGCGTTCGTCGCCGACCTCGAAGCCTTTCTCGACGGCCGTCCGGTGCAGGCACGACATGGCGGCACGCTGTACCACGCGACCCGGTTCATGCGTCGCCACCGTATCGCGATCGCCGCTGCCGGCCTGACCGTGTTCGGCTTGCTCGGCCTCAGTGCCTATGCCTTGCAGCAGGCCCGTCAGGCACGCTTGGAAAGCGAACGCGCGCGCGCCGCGGTCGCGTTCGTGCACGAAGTCTTCCGTGCGGCCGATCCGGCCAATGGCCGTGGTGGCGCACGCAGCGCCACCGACATCCTGGAAGCCGCTGCCGCCCAGATCGAGCCCACCTTGAAGCGGCAGCCGGAATTGCGCGGCCCGATCGCCGTGGTGATGTCCGGCGCATTCTTCAACATGGGCGATGCGCGTCGTGCCATGACCCTGATCGAGCGCGCGATCGAGGACATGCGCCAGTTCGACGACACGCCGCCTCTGGAACTGACTGCCGCGCTGGAGCTTGGCGCCGCGGTGGCACAGCGCAACGGCCGCCTTGAGCAGGCGATTGCCTGGCTGGACGAAGCCGATCGGATCGACCTGCCCGTCGGCCCCACGACACGTCGCATCCGCGATGGCCAGGCCAATACCCGCTACAACATCGCCCGCGACGGCGGCGATCCTGCCGCTGCGCTGAGAGTCGCCGAGGCGGCACTGCGGGCGACGGAGGCGGCAACCGGCGAAGAACGCGAACGCCTGCGCAGCCGAGCGCTGCATCGGGTCGGCGTCTCGTTGCGCGACATGGATCGATTCTACGAATCGGAGGCCACCCTGCGCGAGGCCATCGACCTGTGCCAGAAACAGTTCGGCGACAACGATTTCCGGACCTTGCGCGCCCGCCAGTCGCTGGGCTGGATGTTCATCGGCCGCGGCCAGCCGGCGCGCGCACTGGGTGAACTGGAGCCCGTTGGCGAACGTCTGCGCGAACTGTTCGGCGAGCGCAGTCAGGACTACGGCGCGAACCTGCACAATCGCGGCCTGGCCTACCGCGCCCTGGGCCAGCTCGATCGCGCCTACGACAGCTTCCGCGCCTCGGCCCAGGCCTACTCGGCCTCTTCCGCTGCCGGCGCCGCGCAGATCGGCTGGGCACTCTGGAATGCCGCCAGCGTCCGCAGCGAACAGGGCCAACACGCGGCGGCGCGCGAGATCTACGACGACATCGAAGACAACTGGCGCAACTCGATTGCCGAGGACGCGCGCGCACGTGCCTTGCTGTACATGGCGATCACCGAAAACCGCATTGCCCTGGGCGCATTCGGCGAAGCCGAAAGTTATGCGGACCGCGCCTACACCACGCTCCGTCGCAGCGACGGTGAATCGATCGATTCGACCAAGGCGCTGGGGTTGCTCGGTGATGTTGCTGCGGCGAGACAGGATGCACCGCGAGCGGTGGCGCGCTACGAAGAAGCGCTCGCCATGCTCGGCCGGGTTGCGCCCGATCAAACCGAACTGCGCGACCAATGGCAACGGCGCATGGCCAGCCTGAGCCCCCACTGA
- the rlmE gene encoding 23S rRNA (uridine(2552)-2'-O)-methyltransferase RlmE codes for MARSKSSHRWLKEHFSDPFVKRAQSEGVRSRAAYKLEELIERDHLLKPGMVVVDLGAAPGGWSQMVRRELGRSGDVIALDILDMPSIPGVEFLQGDFREDTVLKAFEVMVGGRPVDLVLSDMAPNMSGVDSVDQARTMHLCELARDFAEVHLKPGGTFLVKLFQGVGFDDYVRDLRKRYTKVTMRKPKASRARSPEVYALCSGFRAAAASSNRE; via the coding sequence GTGGCGCGCAGCAAGTCCAGTCATCGCTGGCTCAAGGAACACTTCTCCGACCCGTTCGTGAAACGCGCCCAGTCCGAGGGCGTGCGCTCCCGCGCGGCCTACAAGCTGGAAGAACTGATCGAGCGCGACCATCTGCTCAAGCCGGGCATGGTCGTGGTCGACCTCGGTGCCGCACCGGGGGGGTGGTCACAGATGGTCAGGCGCGAACTCGGCCGAAGCGGCGATGTCATCGCGCTCGACATCCTCGACATGCCGAGCATTCCCGGCGTCGAGTTCCTGCAGGGCGACTTTCGTGAAGACACCGTGCTGAAGGCATTCGAGGTCATGGTCGGCGGTCGTCCGGTCGATCTTGTCTTGTCCGACATGGCCCCCAATATGAGCGGTGTCGATTCGGTGGATCAGGCGCGCACCATGCATTTGTGTGAGCTGGCCCGCGACTTTGCCGAGGTTCATCTGAAGCCGGGTGGTACCTTCCTCGTGAAGTTGTTCCAGGGCGTCGGATTCGACGATTACGTGCGGGACTTGCGCAAGCGTTACACCAAAGTGACGATGCGCAAGCCGAAGGCCTCGCGGGCACGCAGCCCCGAGGTTTACGCGCTGTGCAGCGGCTTCCGTGCGGCGGCGGCGAGTTCGAACAGAGAATGA